Proteins found in one Bacteroidota bacterium genomic segment:
- a CDS encoding NAD(P)(+) transhydrogenase (Re/Si-specific) subunit beta → MELIRTVVIPVVYLVASFLFIMGIKWLSSPATARKGNLYSALGMFLAIVVTLFDQHILEFHWIMIGLLIGSLIGVILALKVEMTAMPQMVGLLNGFGGGASALVGMAEYYTHLHHGFPADPIKLTVAIGLSLLIGAVTFTGSLIAFGKLQGLVTGKVVKFPFQNPLNVLLVLAVITLIVMGIIDPVNQWLYIGLVGISLLLGVLLVLPIGGADMPVAISLLNSYSGLAGAATGFVIDNNMLIIAGALVGASGIILTQIMCKAMNRSLMNVLLGGWANAGSAAADTASGKDLVVKSIDSEELAMLFSGASRVIIVPGYGMAVAQAQHAVKELMDLLQKNGTDVRFAIHPVAGRMPGHMNILLAESNVPYERLYALEDINDDFRNTDITLVIGANDVVNPAARSNASSPIFGMPILNVDYSKTVIVVKRSMNTGYAGIENELFYMDNTLMYFGDAKDAIGRLNNELKGKA, encoded by the coding sequence ATGGAACTGATCCGCACTGTAGTTATTCCCGTTGTTTACCTCGTTGCTTCATTCCTGTTTATCATGGGAATCAAGTGGCTGAGTTCACCCGCCACTGCCCGGAAGGGGAATCTGTATTCCGCTCTGGGTATGTTTCTGGCCATTGTGGTCACCTTGTTCGACCAGCATATCCTCGAATTTCACTGGATCATGATTGGCTTGCTGATCGGGTCGCTGATCGGGGTGATTCTGGCTCTTAAAGTCGAAATGACGGCCATGCCTCAAATGGTTGGATTGCTGAATGGATTCGGTGGAGGTGCCTCTGCTCTGGTGGGAATGGCCGAGTACTACACCCATCTTCATCATGGATTTCCAGCCGATCCGATCAAACTGACCGTGGCCATCGGATTAAGTCTTCTGATCGGAGCAGTCACTTTTACCGGTTCGTTGATTGCTTTCGGTAAACTGCAGGGGCTCGTCACCGGAAAAGTGGTCAAGTTCCCATTTCAGAATCCGCTGAATGTGCTGCTGGTTCTTGCTGTCATCACCCTGATCGTGATGGGCATAATTGATCCGGTTAATCAATGGTTATATATCGGATTGGTGGGAATTTCGCTCTTATTGGGTGTCCTGTTGGTATTGCCCATCGGCGGAGCCGATATGCCTGTGGCCATTTCGCTGCTCAACTCCTATTCGGGACTGGCGGGGGCTGCCACCGGATTTGTCATTGACAACAACATGCTCATCATTGCCGGTGCGCTGGTGGGGGCTTCCGGAATTATCCTGACTCAGATCATGTGCAAGGCCATGAACCGCTCACTGATGAATGTATTGCTGGGTGGGTGGGCCAATGCCGGTTCAGCCGCTGCGGATACCGCTTCCGGAAAAGACCTGGTGGTGAAATCGATCGACTCAGAAGAACTGGCCATGCTCTTTTCGGGTGCATCCCGGGTCATTATTGTTCCCGGATACGGTATGGCTGTTGCACAAGCTCAGCACGCTGTGAAGGAACTGATGGATCTGCTTCAGAAAAATGGAACCGATGTCCGGTTTGCCATTCACCCGGTTGCAGGACGGATGCCCGGCCACATGAACATTCTTCTGGCAGAATCCAATGTGCCGTATGAAAGACTCTATGCGCTGGAAGATATCAATGATGATTTCAGAAACACCGATATCACCCTGGTGATCGGTGCCAATGATGTGGTCAATCCGGCAGCAAGAAGCAATGCATCTTCACCGATTTTCGGAATGCCGATCCTGAATGTGGATTATTCAAAAACCGTGATTGTGGTAAAACGTTCCATGAACACCGGATATGCGGGTATTGAGAACGAATTGTTCTACATGGATAACACGCTCATGTATTTTGGCGATGCAAAAGATGCCATCGGCCGCCTGAACAATGAATTGAAAGGAAAGGCCTAA
- a CDS encoding NAD(P) transhydrogenase subunit alpha, translating into METSTFLMLIYVFVLASFVGFELINKVPPTLHTPLMSGSNAISGITIVGALVAAGQGDSFLSSILGFIAVIFATINVVGGYLVTDRMLKMFKKK; encoded by the coding sequence ATGGAAACCTCTACCTTTCTGATGCTCATTTATGTCTTTGTTCTGGCCTCATTTGTGGGCTTTGAACTGATCAATAAAGTTCCGCCAACCCTTCACACTCCACTGATGTCCGGTTCGAACGCCATTTCGGGGATTACCATCGTTGGTGCTCTGGTCGCTGCCGGACAGGGTGACAGTTTTCTGAGCTCAATTTTGGGTTTTATAGCGGTCATTTTTGCCACCATCAACGTGGTGGGTGGCTATCTGGTCACCGACCGGATGCTTAAAATGTTTAAGAAGAAATGA
- a CDS encoding Re/Si-specific NAD(P)(+) transhydrogenase subunit alpha, with protein MVIGIPKETAAGENRVAMVPEVAVKLIKAGHSIRLEAGAGMAAHFPDTEYEKAGVTLVKSADEIYGGSDLVLKVQRLSDAEAAKVKAGTLVIALGFAMVWPAQARVAADKKFSLLCMDMIPRTTKAQRMDALSSQANLAGYKAVLLAANEYGRIFPLLMTAAGTITPAKVVIMGAGVAGLQALGTAKRLGAVVEVSDVRLAVKEEVQSLGGRFIEVEGMADLQDERGYAKEASPEFLARQKEVISRHVSHADIVITTALIPGKKAPVLVTESMVQSMKPGSVVLDMAVEFGGNVEGSEAGKIVVKHGVKIIGFSNLPALLPTQSSDLYSKNILALLQHITTKTGELNLDLNDEIVKGALVAHDGQVINERINSLLTA; from the coding sequence ATGGTTATCGGAATTCCGAAAGAAACAGCAGCCGGTGAAAACCGGGTTGCCATGGTTCCCGAAGTGGCCGTCAAACTGATCAAAGCCGGCCATTCCATCCGTCTGGAAGCTGGTGCCGGTATGGCAGCTCACTTTCCGGATACAGAATATGAAAAAGCAGGTGTCACGCTGGTCAAATCTGCCGATGAGATTTATGGCGGATCCGATCTGGTTCTGAAAGTGCAGCGCCTTTCCGATGCGGAAGCAGCAAAAGTAAAGGCCGGGACTCTGGTCATTGCGCTTGGCTTTGCCATGGTCTGGCCTGCCCAAGCCAGGGTGGCTGCTGATAAAAAATTCAGTCTGCTCTGCATGGATATGATTCCGCGGACCACAAAGGCACAGCGCATGGATGCGCTCAGCTCACAGGCCAATCTGGCCGGCTACAAAGCTGTCCTCCTCGCCGCCAATGAATATGGCCGCATTTTCCCATTGCTGATGACAGCAGCCGGAACCATTACCCCGGCAAAAGTAGTGATCATGGGTGCCGGTGTGGCAGGTCTGCAGGCACTCGGGACCGCCAAACGGCTGGGTGCCGTTGTCGAGGTTTCTGATGTGCGACTGGCCGTGAAGGAAGAAGTTCAGTCACTTGGCGGACGGTTTATCGAAGTGGAAGGGATGGCCGACCTGCAGGATGAGCGCGGATATGCAAAAGAAGCATCACCTGAGTTTCTCGCCCGTCAGAAAGAAGTGATCTCACGGCATGTCAGTCATGCCGATATTGTCATTACCACTGCGCTGATTCCAGGTAAAAAAGCACCGGTACTGGTGACTGAATCCATGGTTCAGTCCATGAAACCCGGTAGTGTGGTGCTGGATATGGCTGTCGAATTCGGCGGCAACGTCGAAGGATCCGAGGCTGGTAAGATTGTGGTTAAACACGGTGTTAAAATCATCGGTTTTTCCAATCTTCCTGCTTTACTTCCCACCCAGTCGAGCGACCTGTACTCTAAGAACATTCTGGCCTTGTTGCAGCATATCACTACAAAAACCGGTGAGCTCAACCTGGATCTGAATGATGAAATTGTCAAAGGTGCACTGGTTGCTCATGACGGTCAGGTCATCAACGAACGAATCAATTCACTGTTAACCGCCTGA
- the trpB gene encoding tryptophan synthase subunit beta encodes MISYHNIPDATGHFGPYGGRFIPETLIPVAMEIEQEYLKAREDQNFWAEFRSLLKDYVGRPSPLYEAKRLGSLMGENRRVWLKREDLNHTGAHKINNTVGQVLLANRMGKKRIIAETGAGQHGVATATVCALYGLTCIVYMGEEDIERQAPNVYRMKLLGATVVPVSSGSKTLKDATNEAIRDWVTNPDDTFYIIGSVVGMHPFPMIVRDFQSVIGKETLSQSFEQFGSLPDYVLACVGGGSNAMGIFHPMIPYTDRVKLIGVEAAGHGLNTDAHAATLTKGIPGVIHGAMTYLLQNEDGQVQIAHSISAGLDYPGVGPEHAYLKDRGLVTYVSATDQQALDAVVQLSRREGIIPALESAHALAWMLDNPSAFKPDSNIVVNLSGRGDKDLGTYMRELKL; translated from the coding sequence ATGATTTCATACCACAACATACCCGATGCCACCGGCCATTTCGGTCCGTATGGCGGCCGATTCATCCCTGAAACCCTGATTCCTGTTGCAATGGAAATTGAACAGGAATACCTGAAAGCCCGGGAGGATCAGAATTTCTGGGCCGAATTCCGTAGCCTGCTCAAAGATTATGTGGGACGGCCTTCCCCGCTTTATGAAGCCAAAAGACTTGGCAGCCTCATGGGCGAAAACCGCCGTGTATGGCTGAAGCGTGAGGATCTGAATCATACCGGTGCCCACAAGATCAATAACACGGTCGGTCAGGTTCTTCTGGCCAACCGGATGGGCAAAAAGCGGATCATTGCTGAAACCGGTGCTGGACAGCATGGTGTGGCCACCGCCACCGTTTGTGCACTGTATGGGCTGACCTGTATTGTCTACATGGGTGAAGAAGACATTGAGCGTCAGGCTCCAAACGTGTACCGTATGAAATTATTGGGGGCAACGGTTGTTCCGGTTTCCAGCGGATCCAAGACCCTGAAGGATGCAACCAACGAAGCCATCCGCGACTGGGTGACCAATCCGGATGACACTTTTTACATTATCGGATCAGTGGTGGGAATGCATCCCTTCCCCATGATTGTACGGGATTTTCAATCAGTGATCGGAAAAGAAACTCTTTCCCAGAGTTTTGAACAATTCGGCTCGTTACCCGACTACGTGCTCGCCTGCGTGGGAGGTGGAAGCAACGCCATGGGAATTTTTCATCCGATGATTCCTTACACCGACCGGGTGAAACTGATCGGAGTCGAAGCGGCTGGACACGGACTTAATACCGACGCCCATGCAGCCACCCTGACCAAAGGCATTCCCGGAGTGATTCATGGTGCCATGACCTATCTGCTTCAGAATGAAGACGGTCAGGTTCAGATCGCTCATTCCATTTCTGCCGGACTCGATTACCCGGGAGTCGGACCCGAACATGCTTACTTAAAAGATCGCGGATTGGTTACCTATGTGTCAGCAACGGATCAGCAGGCCCTGGATGCAGTTGTGCAGCTTTCACGCCGGGAAGGCATCATTCCTGCGCTGGAATCGGCACACGCCCTGGCGTGGATGCTCGACAATCCGTCTGCCTTTAAACCAGATTCCAACATTGTGGTGAATCTCTCTGGCCGCGGCGATAAGGATCTGGGAACCTACATGCGCGAGCTTAAACTCTGA
- a CDS encoding ribonuclease HII, protein MKTLQKIPSLFPSALVNYPFTDDRFQKEWELNELCLGPVAGVDEAGRGPLAGPVTAAAVILNPDDLNWSLRDSKKVPAGERDQLKQWVMDHARSWAIGWASVEEIDRFNILQATFLAMRRALDQLTIRPKSILVDGKLKIAGVTGSSPVVSGDSVCLSISAASILAKTARDGYMQTLHDQFPGYHFQSNAGYATANHIRAIYEHGLTPHHRRSFRIPSHPDHRDQS, encoded by the coding sequence GTGAAGACACTACAAAAAATTCCCTCTCTGTTTCCTTCTGCTCTTGTTAATTACCCTTTCACCGATGACCGGTTTCAGAAGGAATGGGAACTGAATGAGTTGTGTCTCGGTCCGGTTGCAGGAGTTGATGAAGCCGGAAGAGGTCCGCTGGCTGGTCCGGTTACCGCTGCGGCGGTGATCCTGAATCCGGATGACCTCAATTGGTCCTTGCGGGATAGCAAAAAGGTACCTGCCGGAGAACGGGATCAGTTGAAGCAATGGGTGATGGATCATGCACGTTCCTGGGCCATCGGGTGGGCATCAGTCGAAGAAATCGACCGGTTTAATATTCTGCAGGCCACCTTTCTGGCGATGAGACGGGCACTTGATCAGCTTACCATCCGACCAAAAAGCATTCTGGTGGATGGAAAACTCAAAATTGCCGGTGTAACCGGTTCTTCTCCTGTGGTTTCGGGCGATTCAGTTTGCCTTTCAATTTCCGCAGCCTCAATTTTAGCTAAAACGGCCCGAGATGGGTATATGCAAACCCTTCACGACCAGTTTCCCGGGTATCACTTTCAATCCAATGCAGGTTACGCCACAGCGAACCATATCAGGGCTATTTATGAGCACGGACTTACCCCCCATCACCGGAGATCATTCCGGATCCCCAGCCACCCGGACCACCGGGACCAGAGCTGA
- a CDS encoding YraN family protein: MSTDLPPITGDHSGSPATRTTGTRAEQFAAGWLEKQGHRILDRNFQFGHTEIDIITEYKGMLVFTEVKYRASTHLGHPFQQVNRKKIQNLFFAAEGYLIRNPQWKGRDIRMDVLSLTGNLDNPDVEAFENITQWL, from the coding sequence ATGAGCACGGACTTACCCCCCATCACCGGAGATCATTCCGGATCCCCAGCCACCCGGACCACCGGGACCAGAGCTGAACAATTCGCAGCCGGCTGGCTCGAAAAACAGGGACATCGCATTCTCGACCGGAATTTTCAATTCGGACACACTGAAATTGACATTATCACCGAGTATAAAGGCATGCTGGTTTTCACCGAGGTCAAATACCGGGCTTCCACACACCTTGGTCATCCCTTCCAGCAGGTCAACCGCAAGAAAATTCAGAACCTGTTTTTTGCAGCAGAGGGATATTTAATCAGAAACCCGCAATGGAAAGGACGGGATATCCGGATGGATGTGCTGAGCCTGACGGGAAATCTCGACAATCCCGATGTGGAAGCTTTCGAAAATATCACCCAGTGGTTGTGA
- a CDS encoding DUF2480 family protein: protein MDLIQPKESPLITVDMQDFIEGGILREKAFRQKLREHDWEQYRNQKVLVKGCGAIPVPTWSYMLISAYLVPVVSQLMFGEGCSAIPIYRRRDVPVGMDADNQP, encoded by the coding sequence ATGGATTTAATACAACCAAAAGAATCACCGCTCATCACGGTGGATATGCAGGACTTTATTGAAGGTGGCATTCTGCGCGAAAAGGCCTTCCGCCAGAAATTGCGCGAGCACGATTGGGAGCAATACCGGAATCAGAAGGTGTTGGTTAAGGGTTGTGGAGCGATTCCGGTACCCACGTGGTCGTATATGCTGATTTCGGCTTACCTGGTGCCTGTGGTTTCCCAGTTGATGTTTGGTGAAGGTTGTTCTGCCATTCCGATATACCGGCGCAGGGATGTCCCGGTTGGAATGGACGCCGACAACCAGCCGTAA
- the erpA gene encoding iron-sulfur cluster insertion protein ErpA has protein sequence MISVSEKAARQVATIMSEKNVPTDYHLRVSVVGGGCSGLSYNLAFDNEFKEGDEKITENGVELVVDGKSLLYLAGTVLDYTDGLNGRGFVFNNPNAARTCGCGESFSV, from the coding sequence ATGATCAGTGTGTCGGAAAAGGCAGCCAGGCAGGTTGCTACCATCATGAGCGAAAAAAATGTGCCTACCGACTATCACCTAAGAGTATCGGTGGTTGGCGGCGGATGTTCGGGCCTTTCCTACAATCTTGCTTTTGATAATGAGTTTAAAGAAGGTGATGAGAAAATCACCGAAAATGGTGTTGAACTGGTGGTGGATGGAAAGTCCCTGTTGTACCTCGCCGGAACGGTTCTGGATTATACCGATGGTCTGAATGGCCGGGGGTTTGTGTTTAACAATCCGAATGCGGCCCGGACTTGTGGCTGTGGCGAATCCTTCTCGGTCTGA
- a CDS encoding cysteine desulfurase gives MIPVYLDYLSTTPLAAEALAAMYPYLTDHFANPSSRIYRQGLEAGAAVTKARQQVASLTGADASRVIFTSGSTESANWLIKGLVMAGDKGPWLVNPTEHRAVLEPILELEKGGFPIHWMPVRSDGCVDETVFSDTAFLSCSLVVLMTANNETGVIQPVEKTAGLCRQAGIPLLSDAAQAAGKIPLDALQTMHGYLFFSAHKFYGPKGAGAVILPSQKSVRLPKTLLSGGGQESGYRSGTLNVPAIAGFGAAAQLALSQMNHDADRLGALRDGFEKTLVSHIPDLLINGSGTRRLPHVSSFSVPGIRPRKLLTSLKGIAVSAGSACATGQLQPSHVLMAMKVPDSHIHNTIRLSLGRPTTPSDVDHALDILVSTISKLRS, from the coding sequence TTGATTCCGGTTTACCTCGATTATCTTTCCACCACACCACTGGCAGCCGAGGCCCTGGCTGCCATGTACCCTTATCTGACTGATCATTTTGCAAACCCTTCCAGCCGGATTTACCGTCAGGGATTGGAAGCCGGGGCAGCAGTTACCAAAGCAAGGCAGCAGGTAGCTTCACTGACCGGCGCTGATGCGTCCAGGGTGATTTTTACATCAGGCTCCACCGAATCGGCCAACTGGCTCATCAAGGGATTGGTTATGGCCGGTGATAAAGGTCCATGGCTCGTAAATCCGACCGAACACCGGGCTGTGCTGGAACCCATACTGGAGCTTGAAAAGGGCGGATTTCCGATTCACTGGATGCCGGTCCGGTCCGATGGATGTGTTGATGAAACAGTCTTTTCTGACACTGCTTTTCTTTCCTGCTCGTTGGTGGTTCTCATGACAGCCAACAATGAAACAGGCGTGATACAACCAGTGGAAAAAACAGCCGGGCTTTGTCGTCAGGCCGGTATTCCCCTTTTATCCGATGCGGCACAGGCGGCCGGTAAAATTCCACTGGATGCTTTGCAGACAATGCATGGTTACCTTTTCTTTTCCGCTCATAAATTCTACGGACCCAAAGGGGCCGGTGCAGTCATTCTTCCTTCACAGAAATCGGTCAGGCTGCCAAAAACCCTTCTCTCGGGTGGTGGCCAGGAGAGTGGTTACCGGTCGGGTACACTGAATGTTCCTGCCATTGCCGGATTCGGTGCAGCCGCACAATTGGCTTTATCCCAGATGAATCACGATGCAGACCGGCTGGGTGCTTTGCGGGATGGTTTCGAGAAAACCCTGGTTTCTCACATTCCCGATTTGCTGATCAATGGTTCAGGAACACGCCGCCTTCCGCATGTTTCCAGTTTTTCGGTCCCCGGAATACGTCCCCGAAAGCTTCTCACTTCTCTGAAAGGAATCGCGGTTTCAGCAGGATCGGCCTGTGCAACGGGTCAGCTTCAGCCCTCTCATGTTCTGATGGCAATGAAAGTACCTGACTCCCATATCCACAATACCATTCGCCTCTCCCTGGGACGTCCGACCACACCCTCCGATGTGGATCATGCTCTGGATATCCTGGTCAGCACCATCAGTAAATTGCGGTCCTGA
- the rpiB gene encoding ribose 5-phosphate isomerase B, with amino-acid sequence MKIAIASDHGGYDLKKDLIPFLTSLGYQVSDEGPFSTEAVDYPDFAYAVGRRIQDRTSEIGIMIDGAGLGSAMALNKMKGILAAPCHNEFTARNARQHNHANVLTLGSRDIGLETAKSVVKAFLTAVPEPGRHEARVEKIRQIEERFFR; translated from the coding sequence GTGAAGATTGCCATTGCGTCCGATCATGGAGGGTACGACCTGAAAAAGGATCTGATCCCGTTTCTGACTTCACTCGGATATCAGGTGTCGGATGAAGGTCCCTTTTCCACCGAGGCGGTGGATTATCCCGATTTTGCCTATGCCGTCGGAAGGCGTATACAGGACCGGACTTCTGAAATAGGAATCATGATTGATGGGGCCGGATTGGGGTCTGCCATGGCACTCAATAAAATGAAGGGAATTCTGGCTGCACCCTGTCATAATGAATTCACCGCCCGGAACGCCCGTCAGCACAATCACGCCAATGTTCTGACACTCGGATCGCGGGATATCGGACTTGAAACAGCAAAAAGCGTGGTCAAAGCCTTTCTGACGGCTGTTCCAGAACCCGGTCGTCATGAAGCGCGCGTGGAGAAAATCCGTCAGATCGAGGAGCGCTTTTTCCGGTGA
- a CDS encoding TldD/PmbA family protein, whose translation MNEYPDRFPLPPGNDWWSGLIRTSKRTDLRIEQETWLPPQSHTTQSAGLRLATQQVIPWQVEPESFPFIPDPFTQDRLAMLEEGLFRAASVLRTVAGYRLFHLTVEQETSLVFLPDQPVKRKQTELWRLQLALENRPNQLPPLWKRWGGYREPAPGEFVKLAVSMVNDPLSRLGWSQVPTGDWPVILGPGWPGLLFHEAVGHALEADNLIQGRSWLRPDSLGSAIANPLLTLSDDGTLPGGRGTETVDDEGSPVTHTVLIEKGILNGFLTNRDSARQLGLPLTGNARCERGENPPLVRMRNLIMKAGQDNPEEMIRSLKTGLFITDLEDGKCDPGTGHFSFPAGTAWLIRNGKITGRAKGAVLTGTGPETLKRIDAIGPDGYLDSSAGWCIRSGQVRPVSIGQPSVLISSLTVTSEGGQ comes from the coding sequence ATGAATGAGTATCCTGATCGGTTCCCGCTGCCGCCCGGTAATGACTGGTGGTCGGGTCTGATCAGAACTTCGAAGCGTACCGACCTTCGCATAGAACAGGAAACCTGGCTTCCGCCCCAGAGCCACACAACCCAATCGGCCGGTCTCCGTCTTGCCACACAGCAAGTCATTCCATGGCAGGTTGAACCAGAATCATTTCCCTTTATACCCGATCCATTTACTCAGGACCGCCTGGCCATGCTCGAAGAAGGCCTGTTCCGTGCGGCATCTGTATTGAGGACAGTGGCCGGCTACCGGTTATTTCATCTGACGGTTGAACAGGAAACCAGCCTGGTTTTTCTGCCTGACCAACCGGTAAAAAGAAAACAAACAGAGCTTTGGCGATTGCAGCTGGCTCTGGAAAACCGACCCAACCAGCTTCCCCCGCTGTGGAAACGATGGGGTGGGTATCGGGAACCTGCTCCTGGTGAGTTTGTAAAACTGGCAGTTTCCATGGTAAACGATCCGCTTTCCCGCCTTGGCTGGTCTCAGGTACCCACAGGTGACTGGCCGGTGATTCTGGGACCCGGCTGGCCCGGTCTGCTTTTTCACGAAGCGGTGGGACATGCACTCGAGGCAGATAATCTGATTCAGGGACGTTCCTGGCTTCGGCCTGATTCGCTTGGTTCGGCGATTGCAAATCCACTGTTAACCCTTTCTGACGACGGAACCCTTCCGGGTGGAAGGGGAACCGAAACGGTGGATGATGAAGGATCTCCCGTAACTCATACAGTATTGATTGAGAAGGGAATACTCAACGGATTTCTGACAAACCGCGACTCGGCCCGTCAGCTTGGATTGCCTCTGACCGGAAATGCACGATGTGAGAGAGGGGAGAATCCACCATTGGTCCGGATGCGGAATCTGATCATGAAAGCCGGCCAGGATAACCCGGAGGAAATGATCAGAAGTCTGAAAACCGGTCTTTTCATCACTGACTTAGAGGACGGTAAATGTGATCCGGGAACCGGTCACTTTTCTTTTCCTGCAGGCACTGCATGGCTGATCAGAAACGGAAAGATAACAGGTCGGGCAAAAGGGGCTGTTCTGACCGGAACGGGTCCTGAAACGCTGAAACGGATTGATGCAATCGGTCCGGATGGTTATCTTGACAGCTCGGCCGGATGGTGCATCCGGTCGGGTCAGGTGCGTCCGGTATCGATTGGTCAGCCGTCGGTACTGATTTCATCGCTGACAGTAACTTCTGAAGGTGGTCAATGA
- a CDS encoding bifunctional 3,4-dihydroxy-2-butanone-4-phosphate synthase/GTP cyclohydrolase II codes for MRLTFDSIESAIEDIRAGKVIVVVDDEDRENEGDFVAAAQFATPDMINFMATHGRGLICAPITRERAAELNLELMVPKNDSRYGTPFTVSIDYRHDGVTTGISAPDRSKTIQAIANSAIKADDFTRPGHIFPLIAAEGGVIRRAGHTEAGVDLARLAGLTPAGIICEIMNPDGTMARLPDLMQVADRFGLKIVTIKDLISFRLQRTKLIHRAAEVKLPTRYGEFTIAAYESLVDGKTHVAMSMGDVGNGEPVLVRVHSECLTGDVFGSSRCDCGDQLDAAMRKVAEDGRGVILYMRQEGRGIGLINKLKAYVLQDQGRDTVEANLELGFKPDLRDYGIGAQILLDLGVKSMRLMTNNPKKIVGLNGYGLDVTERVPLEISPNLVNEKYLRTKRDKMAHAILGSQLADSHDTSVFQSLLNEPDE; via the coding sequence ATGCGTCTGACTTTCGATTCCATCGAATCGGCTATTGAGGATATCCGGGCCGGAAAAGTCATCGTCGTCGTTGATGATGAAGACCGGGAGAATGAAGGTGATTTCGTGGCAGCTGCTCAGTTTGCCACCCCGGATATGATCAATTTCATGGCCACTCACGGGCGGGGGCTGATTTGTGCCCCCATCACCCGCGAACGGGCTGCCGAATTGAATCTGGAATTGATGGTTCCCAAAAATGACAGCCGGTATGGGACTCCCTTTACCGTTTCTATCGATTACCGGCATGACGGCGTCACCACTGGTATTTCAGCACCGGACCGGTCTAAAACCATTCAGGCCATCGCCAATTCGGCAATAAAAGCCGACGATTTTACCAGACCAGGTCATATTTTCCCCCTGATCGCCGCAGAAGGTGGCGTTATCCGGCGTGCAGGTCACACCGAAGCCGGGGTTGATCTGGCCCGTCTTGCCGGATTAACACCTGCCGGTATTATCTGCGAAATCATGAACCCGGATGGAACCATGGCGCGGTTACCCGATCTGATGCAGGTCGCCGATCGGTTTGGATTGAAAATCGTCACGATTAAGGATCTGATTTCCTTCCGTCTTCAACGCACCAAATTGATACACCGGGCTGCCGAAGTAAAACTGCCAACCCGGTATGGTGAGTTTACCATTGCGGCGTATGAAAGTCTTGTGGATGGTAAAACCCATGTGGCCATGTCAATGGGGGATGTGGGCAATGGAGAACCGGTTCTGGTCAGGGTTCATTCTGAATGTCTTACCGGCGATGTGTTCGGCTCCTCCCGCTGCGATTGCGGCGATCAGCTCGATGCCGCTATGCGGAAGGTCGCTGAGGATGGACGTGGCGTCATTCTGTATATGCGGCAGGAAGGCCGTGGCATCGGACTCATTAATAAACTGAAAGCTTATGTGCTCCAGGATCAGGGACGTGACACGGTTGAAGCCAATCTGGAACTCGGGTTTAAACCCGATCTGCGCGATTATGGAATCGGTGCTCAGATTTTGCTTGATCTGGGAGTAAAATCCATGCGTCTGATGACGAACAACCCGAAAAAGATTGTCGGACTGAACGGATATGGACTCGACGTTACCGAGCGGGTTCCGCTGGAAATTTCACCCAATCTGGTGAATGAAAAATACCTGCGGACCAAGCGGGATAAAATGGCCCACGCCATTCTCGGTTCTCAACTGGCCGATAGTCACGATACATCCGTCTTTCAATCCCTCCTGAACGAACCCGATGAATGA
- the yajC gene encoding preprotein translocase subunit YajC, producing MLAMMFLILFAPPAGSEGGAGSLIGSLLPIVLIFVVFYFFMIRPQQKKQKEREKMLDSVTKGDKVVTISGAHGVVESVEEGNTVVIRLIPANIAIKFDKSSISSITRPTGSADSK from the coding sequence ATGTTAGCCATGATGTTTCTGATTCTTTTTGCTCCGCCAGCTGGTTCTGAAGGTGGTGCCGGTAGCCTGATCGGTTCACTTCTGCCCATCGTCCTGATCTTTGTTGTGTTTTATTTCTTCATGATCCGTCCGCAGCAGAAGAAGCAGAAAGAACGTGAGAAAATGCTCGACAGTGTGACCAAAGGTGATAAAGTGGTTACCATCAGCGGTGCCCATGGCGTGGTCGAATCGGTTGAAGAAGGCAATACCGTTGTGATCCGCCTGATTCCTGCCAATATTGCGATCAAATTTGATAAATCCAGCATTTCCAGTATTACCCGTCCGACCGGTTCAGCCGACAGTAAGTAA